From a region of the Lactuca sativa cultivar Salinas chromosome 4, Lsat_Salinas_v11, whole genome shotgun sequence genome:
- the LOC111907743 gene encoding ethylene-responsive transcription factor ERF019, which produces MSSSSDDVSSSNCSSRSAEKRYKGIRCRRWGKWVSEIRVPGTQERLWLGTYTTPEGAAVAHDVASYCLKGATSLHKLNFPSMLPPTARTDLSPRSVQKAASDAGMAMDAQLISSREMAPRNGGFNQEGQALSISVDDYL; this is translated from the coding sequence ATGAGTAGCAGCTCAGATGATGTAAGCAGCAGCAATTGTTCAAGCAGATCAGCCGAGAAGAGATACAAAGGCATCAGGTGCCGGAGATGGGGCAAATGGGTATCGGAGATTCGAGTTCCGGGAACCCAAGAACGGCTATGGCTAGGTACGTACACTACTCCAGAGGGTGCAGCGGTGGCTCATGACGTTGCTTCTTATTGTTTGAAAGGAGCCACATCTTTGCACAAACTTAACTTCCCGTCTATGTTACCACCCACGGCGAGGACAGATCTGTCTCCGAGGTCCGTCCAGAAAGCTGCGTCGGATGCTGGCATGGCCATGGACGCACAGTTGATTTCTTCCAGAGAAATGGCGCCCAGGAATGGCGGTTTTAACCAGGAAGGTCAGGCGTTGAGTATCTCAGTGGATGATTATCTTTGA